In a single window of the Labrus mixtus chromosome 20, fLabMix1.1, whole genome shotgun sequence genome:
- the LOC132953990 gene encoding deleted in malignant brain tumors 1 protein-like isoform X2, whose translation MKSIQQRHLCLTLGSSIRLTGSGSTHCSGRVEILHNGYWGTVCDDKWDLSEADVVCRQLNCGTALSAPHEAFFGEGAGRILLDDVDCSGRETSLIECLAKELGRHNCNHNEDAGVICSESLTKPTISMNPVGELNLDQSVNITCSISTRIYDGTFYLRKIPGHSKTTEQPNTNSVTFNIHRMSFDDEGLYVCRFKKMVSGQDFRSPQSDTVSLSIAVRLQQPSISLTSPNRGLVWSPEGAEVTRGYRFIFICSINCSYSEGQFFLISSDSTIVATKPAINHSASFDFPVADYKHQGNYSCVYEVKLPTRRFNSTETGAIRVVIKLPLYNLPLVSAVTAGILLLLFVVLLVICLLCKRGRKAKQPGTLVQTQLAARVGSCHEDDREDYVNVCSFDTEKTLKEETVRVEEENIYEEPERYKGHDCDEVAPDSILRKTNDVFRQEREEQQEETSEVEDYYDSVIQPFNEPTLDIYENQEDIYLDL comes from the exons ATGAAGAGCATACAACAGAGACACCTTTGCTTGACCCTGG GTTCTTCAATCAGATTAACTGGGTCTGGGTCTACTCATTGCTCTGGAAGAGTCGAAATCTTGCATAATGGTTATTGGGGAACAGTGTGTGATGATAAGTGGGATTTAAGTGAAGCTGATGTGGTGTGCAGACAGCTGAACTGTGGGACAGCACTGAGTGCTCCCCATGAGGCCTTTTTTGGTGAGGGAGCTGGCCGAATTTTGCTTGACGACGTGGACTGTTCAGGAAGGGAAACTTCTCTTATCGAGTGTCTGGCCAAAGAACTGGGAAGACACAACTGTAATCACAATGAGGACGCTGGTGTGATCTGTTCTG aaaGCCTCACAAAGCCAACCATCTCCATGAATCCTGTTGGGGAGCTAAACTTGGATCAGAGTGTCAACATCACTTGTTCAATCTCGACTCGGATTTATGATGGAACGTTTTACTTGAGGAAGATCCCAGGTCATTCCAAAACGACCGAACAGCCAAATACAAATTCTGTCACCTTCAATATCCATAGAATGAGCTTCGATGATGAGGGATTGTACGTGTGTCGGTTCAAGAAAATGGTCTCAGGTCAAGACTTTAGGTCCCCCCAAAGTGACACTGTGAGTCTCTCTATCGCTG TGAGACTGCAACAGCCGAGTATCTCTCTCACATCTCCTAACAGAGGGCTGGTCTGGAGTCCTGAAGGTGCAGAGGTCACCAGGGGTTACAGATTTATCTTCATCTGCTCCATTAACTGCAGCTACTCTGAGGGCCAATTCTTTCTCATCTCCTCTGACTCAACCATCGTTGCCACCAAGCCTGCAATCAACCACTCGGCCTCCTTTGACTTCCCTGTAGCTGATTATAAACACCAGGGCAACTACAGCTGTGTGTATGAGGTCAAACTGCCTACACGGAGATTTAATTCTACTGAAACAGGAGCAATCAGGGTTGTTATTAAAT TGCCGCTCTATAATCTGCCACTGGTGTCCGCAGTAACTGCTGggatcctcctgctgctgtttgtagtgttgttgGTGATCTGTCTGCTCTGCAAAAGAGGACGAAAAGCCAAGCAGCCGGGAACCCTGGTTCAAACTCAAT TGGCTGCCAGAGTGGGGAGTTGTCATGAAGATGATAGAGAGGACTATGtgaatgtttgttcatttgacACCGAGAAGACTCTCAAAGAGGAAACGGTGAGAGTGGAAGAAGAGAATATATATGAGGAGCCAGAGAGATACAAGGGCCATGATTGTGATGAAGTGGCCCCAGATTCAATCTTGAGAAAGACCAATGATGTCTTCAGacaagaaagagaagaacaacaagaagaaaCCAGTGAAGTTGAAGATTACTATGACAGTGTAATCCAGCCATTTAATGAACCAACTTTAGACATCTATGAAAACCAGGAGGATATTTATCTAGACCTTTAG
- the tspan34b gene encoding tetraspanin 35 codes for MGCFGFLKTMMVFFNGVIFLAGAAILGVGIWVKVDSGSILSFLGKIEDAPEELSQVLNVGYLLIAIGALLLVIGFLGCCGAVKESKCMLLLFFIIVLVVFIAEIAGAVVILVFRPLADELFTKFGTAAVKNIKKDYGQNADITGLWDTTMSTLKCCGFYNSSDFVGSPYYIEHDKQYPPLCCPGTENPCNQSLADSATTITGCFPKIKQLIDENTVVIVGVALGIAALEICAMAVSMILYCRIKSRRD; via the exons ATGGGATGCTTTGGATTCCTCAAAACCatgatggttttttttaacgGCGTTATTTTT TTGGCAGGTGCTGCCATCCTGGGTGTTGGGATCTGGGTAAAAGTGGACAGCGGCTCCATCCTGAGCTTCCTCGGCAAGATTGAAGATGCACCAGAAGAGCTCAGTCAGGTGCTAAATGTGGGCTACCTGCTGATTGCAATAGGAGCGCTGCTGCTCGTCATTGGCTTTCTAGGTTGCTGTGGAGCAGTCAAAGAGAGCAAGTGTATGCTACTGCTG TTTTTTATCATAGTCCTGGTGGTCTTCATAGCAGAAATTGCTGGAGCAGTGGTGATCTTGGTATTCAGACCTTTG GCAGATGAGTTGTTTACCAAGTTTGGCACAGCAGCAGTCAAGAACATCAAGAAGGACTATGGACAAAATGCTGACATCACAGGACTGTGGGACACCACCATGAGCACT TTAAAATGTTGTGGATTCTACAACTCCTCAGACTTTGTGGGCTCTCCGTATTACATCGAACATGACAAGCAGTACCCACCACTGTGCTGTCCTGGCACAGAAAACCCATGTAATCAATCACTAGCTGACAGTGCCACG aCGATCACAGGCTGCTTCCCAAAGATCAAGCAGCTCATTGATGAAAACACAGTTGTTATAGTGGGAGTGGCCCTGGGAATTGCAGCTCTGGAG ATATGCGCCATGGCTGTCTCCATGATCCTTTACTGCAGAATAAAATCCAGGAGGGACTAA
- the LOC132953990 gene encoding deleted in malignant brain tumors 1 protein-like isoform X1, translating to MKSIQQRHLCLTLVCFFLISSLPAAGSSIRLTGSGSTHCSGRVEILHNGYWGTVCDDKWDLSEADVVCRQLNCGTALSAPHEAFFGEGAGRILLDDVDCSGRETSLIECLAKELGRHNCNHNEDAGVICSESLTKPTISMNPVGELNLDQSVNITCSISTRIYDGTFYLRKIPGHSKTTEQPNTNSVTFNIHRMSFDDEGLYVCRFKKMVSGQDFRSPQSDTVSLSIAVRLQQPSISLTSPNRGLVWSPEGAEVTRGYRFIFICSINCSYSEGQFFLISSDSTIVATKPAINHSASFDFPVADYKHQGNYSCVYEVKLPTRRFNSTETGAIRVVIKLPLYNLPLVSAVTAGILLLLFVVLLVICLLCKRGRKAKQPGTLVQTQLAARVGSCHEDDREDYVNVCSFDTEKTLKEETVRVEEENIYEEPERYKGHDCDEVAPDSILRKTNDVFRQEREEQQEETSEVEDYYDSVIQPFNEPTLDIYENQEDIYLDL from the exons ATGAAGAGCATACAACAGAGACACCTTTGCTTGACCCTGG TTTGTTTCTTCTTGATTTCTTCTTTGCCTGCTGCAG GTTCTTCAATCAGATTAACTGGGTCTGGGTCTACTCATTGCTCTGGAAGAGTCGAAATCTTGCATAATGGTTATTGGGGAACAGTGTGTGATGATAAGTGGGATTTAAGTGAAGCTGATGTGGTGTGCAGACAGCTGAACTGTGGGACAGCACTGAGTGCTCCCCATGAGGCCTTTTTTGGTGAGGGAGCTGGCCGAATTTTGCTTGACGACGTGGACTGTTCAGGAAGGGAAACTTCTCTTATCGAGTGTCTGGCCAAAGAACTGGGAAGACACAACTGTAATCACAATGAGGACGCTGGTGTGATCTGTTCTG aaaGCCTCACAAAGCCAACCATCTCCATGAATCCTGTTGGGGAGCTAAACTTGGATCAGAGTGTCAACATCACTTGTTCAATCTCGACTCGGATTTATGATGGAACGTTTTACTTGAGGAAGATCCCAGGTCATTCCAAAACGACCGAACAGCCAAATACAAATTCTGTCACCTTCAATATCCATAGAATGAGCTTCGATGATGAGGGATTGTACGTGTGTCGGTTCAAGAAAATGGTCTCAGGTCAAGACTTTAGGTCCCCCCAAAGTGACACTGTGAGTCTCTCTATCGCTG TGAGACTGCAACAGCCGAGTATCTCTCTCACATCTCCTAACAGAGGGCTGGTCTGGAGTCCTGAAGGTGCAGAGGTCACCAGGGGTTACAGATTTATCTTCATCTGCTCCATTAACTGCAGCTACTCTGAGGGCCAATTCTTTCTCATCTCCTCTGACTCAACCATCGTTGCCACCAAGCCTGCAATCAACCACTCGGCCTCCTTTGACTTCCCTGTAGCTGATTATAAACACCAGGGCAACTACAGCTGTGTGTATGAGGTCAAACTGCCTACACGGAGATTTAATTCTACTGAAACAGGAGCAATCAGGGTTGTTATTAAAT TGCCGCTCTATAATCTGCCACTGGTGTCCGCAGTAACTGCTGggatcctcctgctgctgtttgtagtgttgttgGTGATCTGTCTGCTCTGCAAAAGAGGACGAAAAGCCAAGCAGCCGGGAACCCTGGTTCAAACTCAAT TGGCTGCCAGAGTGGGGAGTTGTCATGAAGATGATAGAGAGGACTATGtgaatgtttgttcatttgacACCGAGAAGACTCTCAAAGAGGAAACGGTGAGAGTGGAAGAAGAGAATATATATGAGGAGCCAGAGAGATACAAGGGCCATGATTGTGATGAAGTGGCCCCAGATTCAATCTTGAGAAAGACCAATGATGTCTTCAGacaagaaagagaagaacaacaagaagaaaCCAGTGAAGTTGAAGATTACTATGACAGTGTAATCCAGCCATTTAATGAACCAACTTTAGACATCTATGAAAACCAGGAGGATATTTATCTAGACCTTTAG